The segment CCGGGAATCATTTGATTTGAGTCCAACTCTCTTTATATCATTCAGAGCAGACAATTTTAAACAAGAGTAACAGTTGAAACAATGTATTTGTGAACTTCAGTTCAAATGAAGATTAAATGCCTACTTTTGTCTTCCGTGCTTTTGTAATGGGTTACCTGACTAATAGCCCAGCTGTACTCAACAACTGTACATAGCAACTTGAAAACAAGTAGGAATCTGTGGTATTATGAAGGGAAACTAGATTTATACCTACACAGTTGTTTTCATTGACAAGTTTATTTTGTGGTGTGCTAATTTGAATTATTGGTATTACACTACCTGTAGCCGATCAGCCtctgtatatttttaataataattcatttcaGTTGTCAACAATGTGCTTCATAATTTTTATGTCCATAAACTGATTTCATCTTTTTTGATTTTTGTAGAATTCTTTTCACTGTGAGTCTGGCCTTGCAAGTCATTCATTATGGAAAAGGTAAGGGGAGCTTCATTTTTCCCATCTCTTTTAGTTTGCTAGTTTTCCTGAATATATAATGTGTGTTGCTCATttcaacctgttctttccctcccctgccGATTTCACTACCTTTCCAAGGCCGTGAAAAAGAGGCGCATAAAAGTGATGGAGAAAATGTGCATGCAACAGCCCAAAAGCAACAGCCAAAAAATCAAGGCACTACTCTAAATATGTTTAATGACATGAATCGGAGTGATGAGAGCAGCAAGCAACAGAGTTCGAGGACTTTTGTACCTTTCACTGGGCTTACAGATAGTAGGTTACATTTATATACCATCATGTGTGCGCGGTGCTGTAATATTGCTATATTAACCATTTGCAAGGTGTCTTCATAAGCATTCTTTCACCGTAAATAACCCTTTGCAGACTGTCCTCCTAAGCGCTAACTAGGCTGGATTCTGATCGCTTAAACTGGACAATTTAGAAATCCctgtgtattattatttataaagtgGGCATAGAAAATTAAGGTTGAACTAGGTTTCTTCCATCTACAAAACCACTGTCAAGGATAAAGACAATAAGTGCAAAAGTTGGTCTTACAAATGAGATGTGCACTAGacgaacttttttttaaatgattttctgttTTATGGTTATGGTTAAAAATTCTCTTTAAATTGaaattttaatcattttcatttaaGAGTGACTGTACAGACAGTAACACCCAAAAACAACTGCAGATTTTTGCTTCTCATCTCATCACAAAGTTCTGGGTGAGAGAATCCAACCCAGTCAGATCTCATTAGTTTCTGTTGCATGGCAGAGTAAAGCTGAGTGACAGTGCTAAAGAACAACCCTGATTTATAAGTGTGACTGAAATCTGCCTCTGtcaaagtgaaatatttcagttcCACACAGACTTCTTCTGTAGACGTTGTCAGGAGTTGCTTCTTGACCATCCTGTAATCCCTAGTAGTTTGCTTTTAATCCTTAACTAAACAAACTCAGCTTAACTGAACAAACATTCCTAACAGGCAGCTAATTTTATTGCCCCTAAGGCCAATAACACTAGACAACCCGAAGATCCTTTGGCAGCTACAGAGACTGAAAGAACAAATGAGAAAGGAGGTTGGTTCAAAGTGTTCCTGTTTCTTAGTAAACTGTGGAACATTGTCTTTTAGGTAAAAAACTGAACAGACATTGTTGTCAAAATGGAGGAACCTGTATCCTGGGCAGTTTCTGTGCATGCCCAAAACACTTCACTGGCAGATATTGTGAGCATGATGAGCAGAATAGGTAAGAAAGCAAAGAGGATGGCAGAGATCCTCCAGGTTATTATTGAAGACAAGTAGGGAAATGCAAAACCTTTCTCTTGTCATTGACAGCAACTGTGGCAGCGTTGCCCATGGAGTCTGGGTACAAAAGGGTTGTCGATTCTGTCGATGTGGCTATGGGATTCTGCACTGTCTTTCGGAAATAACGCAAGACAACTGTGGTAAGGAGACGGTTATTTCACTAGTGGGGAATAAATGGGGCTTTTTAGTAGCCACCTGACAACATTATTTCCTGCATAATTTGCATTTTCAGAGAACATGAAACTTATTCAGTGGCCTGGTCTACTTTTGAGAACACATTAATGTAAGGGTACTTCTACATTTGCACTTCTAAAGCAtctcatccacagatctcaaagtactttgcaaatGTTAGTTAATAAAGCATGAGAACACTCCTGTACAGTAGGGAATTATTTCCcccatttcaattaaaaattaaagagGTTAAATTAGTTGGCCTGTTTTTCAaacacttaagtcaatgggactattcatatgtGTAAACTACATGCATACAATTTGCTGGGTCAGAAAGTTTAGAGCCTTCTTGAAAATGGTTACcaacataaaatacaaataaagtcTTTACACTTACTCAGAGCCTTTTGTCAGAGGATCTCACTACATGTTACAAGCTTCAcctcaactctttggggcagggatagaCTATATTATCCTAAGGAATAATAGGAGGAAACTAAGGCATCAAGAAGTTAAGAGGCATGCACAAGATCCCATAGGAAGCAGGTGGTAGAGTCAGAATGGGAACCTAGGGGTGGATGAATACCACTTCAATTTGTGTCTTAATCATGAGAgtactcttagggtatgtctacacttaaaacgctataGCAGCACCTCACTAGCGCTTCAGAGTAGACacaacttagggcttgtctacactggcaatttacagcgctgcaactttcttgcttaggggtgtgaaaaaacacccctccccccagcacagcaagtttcagcgctgtacagcaccagtgtagacagcgcaccagcgctgggagacctgcttccagtgctgggagctacgcccctcatggaggtggggggttttttagagcgctgggagaccacagcaagccatgttaaagcgctgccagtgtagactagcccttattCTGGGAGGAAttctcctgtcagcgtagttaatcgaactccccaagaggtggtagctaggttgacctaatgCTGCCTACATGGGGACTTTGGCCATCAAACTACACAAttatggggtgtggatttttcacacccctgagcaaagtagttatgccaacctaattttctagatTAGACCAGGCCATAgacttgtaaagtgttttgaagattggtttaaagtgctgtataagaactagtgtgcagaatttttagggCTGAATTACTCAGTTATTTTCTGCTTTGTGTGTTAATGGCTATAGAAGGAAGGCTTTTTTCCCTTGAGGAAAGGGTTAACAGTCAAAATAAAGAATGAGTGCATGCCACTTGCTAACATCTTTGCCAGTGCTTGGTATTTACTTTTGATTATGCTGAGATTAATGCCTGCAAGAGCTGATAAGTGCTATCAGTTGCTTCTCAAACGCTCCTTGATGGCATCCATTCACATCTCTCCTCTGAGAATAGACTTTTTGATCGGCTTTCACATCTGATAGCTTTAACTTAAGTACCTGCAAAGATGTTGGGAGGACATTTCAAAGTCTGTTGAAATCATTCCTATTTCACTCCCATGTTAACTTTTcttcttaattattattattttctcagaTCTAaaaatggaagaggaggaggaactcCTCCGGTTACGTTCTAGTGGCCCGAGATCACAGCAAACAATCTGCTCTctcattctcctcctctgcttcttCGCATTGCTCTGCAGCCGGCTCCATCAGCAGCTTTGAGACTGGCTATATGAAAGAATATTTATTTAGGACTGAAATCCCCTCGCTTTGAATCAGAGTTTTGCCCattgacaaaacatttttctaaCAGACTAAAAGACAAGAGGTGAAATGTACTCTACCTCGGATTTTCCTCTATAACCTAAAGATACCTCGATTTACTTATCTGCCTGAAAGGGACATGGATTAATTAGCTAACATTAGTAAAGAGCTTAGATTATGAAAAGCACTAAACTGTATGAATGCTATGTATTAATTCGTATTACTACTTCTATCAGGGTCTGATTTAAGCAGTTCTCTAGTTTTGAAGTATTCACTCTTCCAGTGGAAGAAACCCCTGATGTTCTATGCCTTAAGCATTGGAAATTTATAGCTATTATTTCCTTTgtatatatttaacattttatttaaaaaaataaaacaaatattatttGAAAGGATCCCTCTTCTACTTTTTAATTCAAACCTTATTTCAGGGTctttaaaaaagaacaggagaaagtTGGAAAGTGGCTGTGGCATTTCCTGTGACTAATTGCTGCTCTTGGGATTCAATCTGAGCAGCTCTCTGGAAATGTGTTGCCCCACCACCAGTGAGCACTTAGGAGTTGATTGTGCCTTGAGATGCAGCCCTGTGTAAGCAGTTGCAATCCCAGAGGTAATAAAATGCTACTGCCCCCAACTAGCAGATTAATTCCTCCAGCCACCCTATATTGACCAGCCAGATCCAAGGCTCTCTGCTCATTCCCCACCCTTCTGCCCACTCCCAACACACCTACATGAGTGGCACGTGTACAGCCTACACTCTTCTCCACTCCAGCAACGGAGATGTGGGTAGGCTGCACAGAGAGATGGAGGTCTCTTTCTGAGAAAGCAAATTCAAGTAAGACATCCATTCTCTAAGGGACAAATCCACACACCAGTGCCCTGACCAAGTATTCTCTGGGAAGGTGGAGTCTGTTTCCTTCCCTCAAAAAAGCTGCAGAACTCCAAGGAAGCcactagtgagctgtagctcacgaaagcttatgctcaaataaattggttagtctctaaggtgccacaagtactccttttctttttgcgaatacagactaacacggctgttactctgaaatctgtcacttTAGTGAGGTGATGCTCGCCATTAAACTCCCTACTCCTAATGTAAGAAGTAGCATTCTCAGCCATAGAGTGCCCCTCTAGTGTTGGCAGGGTTAAGGGCCTGAAGATCCACAAGGCAGCAAATCCCCTGGCTTATCTCAATCTAAACCTTACATGCCAGTGATCAAGCAAGGAATCACCCATGAAGCTGCGCTCTACAAGATGCTCAGGGCACAGGTCTTTTCCACTCCCCTTGTCCTATGAAACCACCATCCTGCCACCAGGAACCACTGCAACCACAAAGATGGGGCAAAATTTACACCAAAATGGATacattgttttggaaaaaaattattcattGTGTTATAAATTGGAGTTCTTGGTGATTTGGATTCTGTATCAAACACGCAGATCAAACTATGCATGCCCCATGGAAAAGTTTTCAAGTTTGATATAGAGCATACTTGTTCAGTGTATTATAGATTATATAACTTGTGGGGTAATTGAAATATACTGTGCATTTGAAGACAAATACAAAATGTGTGTAAATGCACAGTAAATATAATTAGAGTACATCTACTACATAAAACATCCAAAATCACAGTCTTAAATGGTGTAACATAAGTAAGGCATATGGCAGCCAAACAGACATGAGACGCAGGAGTATGTAAGTCTATGTGTACTAACCCTGATGGAACTGTATATTATTGGGCTGTTGGGGCCTGATAGAATTAGACCAATAGAAAGTTCTAGCTAAGCAGCATTCCAGAATTGCTGATTAGGACCAGAGAGGTAAGTGtttcccattaacatcagtggaaaTCACTAGCTCACTCTAAATGCAAAGATCTGATCATTTAACCTCATTTGGCAGGAAGAGTTGACAAAGAACATAGattcaccatttaaaaaatggtttaaaaatgcCTGCCCCCTCCATCTCCTGCCCTTATATTCTAAGGAACTGGAAATGTTGAAGATGAGCTCTTGAAGACCTATTTGGATCTACCAGACTAGGTAAGGCATATCATTCAAGTGATATCTATATTTTGAAAGccattttccttccctttgtGTCAGTGCTCCAGACATTGCATGTCAGTGGGTTACTAGAGAATAATGAGGCTAGTTTTCTCTTCTTGGATACTTCCATGGAACAGATCAAGGTTTCAGTTTAAAATGAAGCAACGGAGTCCTTAATTCCTTAAGAAAAAGAAGATATGTGGTAGCTGTTTCACATACAGTTTTCCACACACACTAAAATACAAAGAGAAGGACTGAAAACTGAAAGCAgcaagggagaaaggaaagcacaTAGTCAGACTCTTTGCCTAGGCCAAAAGCGTCTCCGCTCTTATCTGTCTCCAGCTGTTTAGAAGTGTAGATAAAAGAAAatgctcctccacccccactatGATGGAGGCCTGGGCCATCCTTCTAACAAAGCAATTACAAGCACTTTGGTGAGGTTTGTTTATAGCTAACACTGAAGTTTATTCTACAGCTTCATGCTAACTCTTTTTATAGGTCACTCAGTCAAACATAGCATGTCCTAGCAAACTAGACATCTGTTGCCATAAGTTCATGCATGTGCCTCCATATATGTGGCCACCTCTGGGGAGAAGGGAAACTgtcaaagggaaatatttatcaAATGCTTCACACCTCTCCAGGCCATTAGACTTCTCACTCCTCACAGTTTACCTCAGAACTAAAACAAATGGCACAACCTGTCCTCTAAAGTACTGATCATGCCATCCCTTACAGCATATAATTGGTAAAGACATGAAACCATTCATAAAGGAAATATACCAAAGGGTACAATTGTGACCTGATATGTAGCATCATTGGTATCTTGAAAAAGCAGCTGTCTTGgtatggtttggttttttgtttgttttgttttgttttgtttcctgcctCTTCAGAATTGTCATCATACTTGACTAGTTACCCATGACAATTGTAATACCGAGCCCTAAACTCTCAGAGGTTTGCTCCAATCTATTTTTTAACTTGCTGCCCTTAAAAGGCAGTTGCAGTGATTCTGCAGATTTTGGTAGTACAGAGTGGACCAGGACTTTCCAACACAGTCCTATAAACTCAACTTCCTTCTCCATGAACTGGATATTTTGAGGAGAAAACCAGTGGTGGCTCATGAATAGAGGGCATTAGGACACCATGTCCCCCCCCAAAATATATGCAAAAGCACACCTAGATATAGGTCTTTGTGTATCACTAAATATGAGTCATGAACACAGCAAGTCTAAAGCAGCCTGCTATAAATTTTCTGAGTTTGTCATTCACGTGCCTGTAGGAGTTCTTCTCCACCTCCATGTGACACATTCATAGTCTGTGCAgtgagaggggtttggggtgctagATTCACTACCCCAGGCTACagaaccagggccggctccaggcaccagcgaaccaagcaggtgcctggggtggaAAATGTAAGGGGGCAGCAGGACATCGGGCTCTGGGGAGGTAATCCGCCCTCGGCGGCGGCGGGAATTCAGCGTCTGCTCCGTCACCGCACGTTTCGCGCTCAGCAGCAATTCGGCAGCGGGGACGCAACTCTTCTTTGGTCACCGGCTGCAATTCGGTGGCCACACCATCTCTCTGCCTCTGTGTTCGGtggcaaggttttttgttttgttttgtttttttgctgctttgggaggcaaaaacgctggagccggccctggacAGAACAGCACTCAAACTGCCCTATATAGCCCTGCTGGCCTGCTCTAAAAGATACCCAGAGGGCAGACCAGCGGGATCTACACAGGGCTGTTAGAGTTCTGTACAGTCACTGCAGTTTGTGGGTTGAGCCGTGAGTTCAGTGCCACAAATCCAGCTGTGGCCAGCACTGATGACCTCGACCAGCGGCAGCATGAACAGCAGCCTGGGAGTGGAGGGATATGAGGAGTAGTTCTTCACTGCGAGAACCTCCTTCATGAAGCCACAAGCAGCTCTGTCCTGCCCCAGAACCCTGGGTGCTTTTCCTCTCCAGAGCCCCTGCAGCATGCTGTGCTGGGTTGGCCCTGTTGATGGCCACGTCCGTACCAGTCCCAGTTATTCGAGCTGTGCCCTGACTTGACCTGCTTACAGGATGTAATGGGGGGAGAACAGAGGGCCCAGGATGTAGAcagggaggtgtgggggaggTCTCAGCTGCTCAGCATCACtggtgggaaggagaggaaggaagcTGAATGGAGAAAAAATCCTATGCAGGCCCCACTTGCCCCAAAGTTCACCAGCCATCACTGGAGACATCATCAAGTTTAACACTTGTGCTCTCTCTATTGCCCTTCTTAGAGTCTGATTACACTCTTCCTGTGTAGCTGAGATTATAATCATGTGATCCACCCTGATACTGACACCTGCTGTGTCTCCACTGTTTCACTGACTATTTCTGAGGGTAGAGGGAATTTGTAACTGCCCCATAGTGTTAAAAGGTGCACAGTTCAGTCAACTCCTTGTAGAGTCTGATTTCCCAAATTCTTTCCTTCTCATTTAAGATTGTGAAGAAGCTTTTTCCAACTCAACATTGAACATACATTGGTATCAGAAGCCCCGACACACGCCTaccccttttctctccctccacccctccccccaagttaaGACAAAATCATGAGGGTTGGCAACAGTGGATGGCAGAGCCTTATTTGTGCCCTAAGCAACTGATGGCACAGGAAGGATTTAGATTCAGTATCTTTGGTCCCAATATTAAGGTTGAAGTACTTTCTTTGTACAGCACTGAATACCAAGGTGCTGCTTGATTAGATTAGATGAGTGAATAAGCATCATAAAGGGGACCTCTGGGAAGAATTAAACAATTATTTGTGTGTCTTGGACAGTGCTAAATATATATACTAATATTATTCAACAAATAATCTCAAGTATATGAAATCTTCAAGATTACCATACAGTAGACCTGTCCCTGTTTCACACCCTCAGTAAAGAGATTTCCACCTAAAAACAGTTGAACTTCTTGTAGAATCTACATGATGCCAGTAATTCCTTGAATTGAAAGATAATATGCAAAAAAAGAGAACCAACTATAGCAAGTAATATTAAAATCCACTCCCCTATTTTTCATGAGGTGGGAGAATCTCCCCTAAAGATCTCttgttttccagatcattttgagaGGATGGTGAAATGTGAGGAGTGCTTCTGGatttgggtgaccagatgtcccaattttataaggacagtcacgattttggggtctttttcttatataggctcctattaccctccgcccccgtcccgatttttcacacttgctgtctggtcaccctattctggATAGAACTGAAAGAGAATTGAAATTGGCATAGAATAATCTCCTGGGCAATGGGGGAAGGATTCTTGATTCTTGCTTTGGTCAGAAATATTTTAGGACATTGGTCATTGGGGCCTAGAAGATTCTACACTAAAGAAAAACAAGTAGCTCAGTGTAGAATAGCTCTCTAGAATGGTTTGACTCAGTAATATTCTCTGCTTTCTCACCTAAAATTTCTCCAAAGATTAGGAAGCATGGAGTAGTGTCATGTGCTGAACATCTACAAAACATGTTTTCcatcaccagtgtaaatccagtcCCCATTAATCGTGATAGTTCCATGCTGGCTATGAAAACTAAGAGCCAGTCAAATAATAAATCTACTCTGTTCTCAGGTATTATCCTGGAAGGCCCACTCTTTCCACTGAGTGATAAACAAACACTATATCCCACTTTGTAAATACTTAAGATGTTGTGCAACCTCTGTTTAGCACAGAGCTGCCATTCAAGAACTGTATTAAGATTCTGCCCTGTCATAGCGTCCTTTGTTTAGAATGTTTGCATGAGTAATTTCAGAGTAACTGATATGAAACAAACTGCCGGGGCTAAATTTAGTGAGGTGACATAGGAATATTGGCCAGGAACACAGATCTCAATTCATTTTCAGGATCATGTCACCATTGCACCCCAGTCTCACAGCTGAGAATAATACTTGCTGATACTTAACTTTGATTTCCATTTGTAGCAGGTCACCTTGGGAATTTCCCCTCGCTGCTTCAAGTCAATTTCTTCAGCTGATGGGAACTACAGGCAAAAAAGTACCCTGACTAGGCTTTTAACATGTCCCTTTTAATAGATGCATCCATCACAGAGGAGTTGTGAAAGTAAACTAGAGAAGTAGGCTGGACACTGCAATTATGAAGGAAAGTgaacaggagagagacagagaggagacAGTATGCATTTCACTGTTTCTGTGTGGAGGTACAAATGACACCTCTGAGAGAAAACCCATCCAGTACTGAAACACTGTGCATTGCAACATTTCCAGGATAGTAATGATATGCTGCAAAAGCTAATGCAGTGAAGTGCCATACCATGTCCTCCTTTCAGTCAAGCATGCTTGTCATGAGTGATGATAACATTGTATCCCAAATGCTGATCAAAACTACAAGATAAGACATCAAATATTTGTGCTAAAATAGATGCCATTACATTGCCAGTTCAACTATACTTAATAAGAAAACACATCCCCGGAATTAATTGGGAGTTGTGAATGTGTCAGCAATATTAAGACTGGGACCTTAGATTGTGAAACTAGGAGCAAAGAACATAGATCCCACTTATAAGATGGGATACAATATCCTGGAATGCTGTGACACTGAAATGTACCCAGAGGTAATAGCAGATAACCATCTGAACAAGAGCTCCCAGTGCAAGGTTGTATGTAGATAAAATGCAAATGCAAAACTTGGATGTAAATGCAGAGCATATCAGATAAAAGTAGGGGGGTGGTATGACCTCATATACCTCAAATACGATGTCCAGTTCTGATCTCGAggcttcaaaaaggatgttgaaaaattggagcgGGTTCAGAAAAAAGAGCTAcgagaatgattcaaggtctggaaaacatgccttatattaAGAGACTTAAGAGCTCAGTCTATTTTATTTATCCTAGAGCAGgtaaagaggtgacttgattacaatctacaagtacctacatggggaaaagaTTTCTGTTAGtaaatggctctttaatctagcagaaaaaggaacAAGATCCAATacctggaagctgaaactagacaaaaatCAGACtaggaataggtttcagagtaacagccgtgttagtctgtattcgcaaaaagaaaaggagtacttgtggcaccttagagactaaccaatttatttgagcatgagctttcgtgagctccgatgaagtgagctgtagctcacgaaagctcatgctcaaataaattggttagtctctaaggtgccacaagtactccttttctttttgagactaGGAATAATGCtccaatttttaacagtgaggataattaaatATTGGAACAGTTTACAGAGTGatgtggtggcttctccatcccTTGAAGTCTCTAAATCAAGACTTGATATATTTCTGAAAGTGAGGTTGATGCAGAAATTCCTGCAGCTGTGCGAAGAAAGGtagttttgtttcaatattttgaaattctctgTAAAAAGGAATGAAGCCCCAGCTGTGGGACAGTTCACCTGGGAGACTGCCCTAGAGCCATGGAGGGCCAGCCACAAACCTGGGAGCTTGCAAGCTGTAGGGGAGCTGGGAGTCT is part of the Eretmochelys imbricata isolate rEreImb1 chromosome 5, rEreImb1.hap1, whole genome shotgun sequence genome and harbors:
- the LOC144264623 gene encoding cryptic protein-like; this translates as MYRGQHVRILFTVSLALQVIHYGKGREKEAHKSDGENVHATAQKQQPKNQGTTLNMFNDMNRSDESSKQQSSRTFVPFTGLTDSKKLNRHCCQNGGTCILGSFCACPKHFTGRYCEHDEQNSNCGSVAHGVWVQKGCRFCRCGYGILHCLSEITQDNCDLKMEEEEELLRLRSSGPRSQQTICSLILLLCFFALLCSRLHQQL